Proteins encoded together in one Pelagicoccus enzymogenes window:
- a CDS encoding sulfatase-like hydrolase/transferase — MLSPSKPNFLMIAVDDLNHYNAILADQPGNFLRKIYPDTEQRAKVIDRIAPNIARLADQSTTFSYAFSPQPLCGPCRTAALTGLPPHISGYTEHSRHFRHFAAFDGIVTLPQYLRQNGYQTIGLGKIFHKPSVETKNGETHDWPDMAYSWDTWIERRMGMGGPNRAKCSISPYSPENGYFTFGSSNTPTERSWDFLNAQFATELYLAGRAEITDLHGAEHHVSLPDDAPFLLAVGLFAPHMPWDAPPEFYDRFPTQEMTGIDASLVDWVDQDIADIPESVRKLFINEDFDLTLAAGARNGDSIEGWRRAVQAYLAATAYADHCLGQLIDAVETSSRKNNTVVMLFGDHGWQLGDKRRYRKHALWEGANHTTLIMRDPRRPASIQGAECDRMVSLQYLYPTLASLAGLPIPEHVHGYDMTPLLENPNAEFPEDVLMTNTEGNLTLRTQGWRYTRYRDGSQELYDMLADPYEYTNLVSDPQYKKQLQKLDQQLNQVAARNASYYRNELSP, encoded by the coding sequence GTGTTGAGCCCGTCGAAGCCAAACTTCCTCATGATCGCGGTGGACGACCTCAACCACTACAACGCAATCCTCGCCGACCAGCCGGGCAACTTCCTGCGTAAGATCTATCCGGATACGGAGCAACGAGCAAAAGTCATCGACCGTATCGCTCCCAACATCGCCCGCCTCGCCGACCAAAGCACCACCTTCAGCTACGCCTTTTCCCCGCAACCCCTCTGCGGTCCATGCCGCACCGCTGCCCTCACTGGCTTGCCGCCTCATATCTCTGGATACACCGAGCATAGCCGCCACTTCCGCCATTTCGCTGCCTTCGACGGCATCGTAACCCTCCCCCAATACCTTCGCCAAAACGGCTACCAGACCATCGGCCTCGGCAAGATCTTCCACAAACCCAGCGTCGAAACCAAAAACGGCGAGACCCACGACTGGCCCGACATGGCCTACTCCTGGGACACCTGGATCGAGCGCCGCATGGGCATGGGTGGTCCCAACCGCGCCAAGTGCAGCATCTCCCCCTACAGTCCAGAAAACGGATACTTCACCTTCGGATCTAGCAACACCCCAACCGAGCGCAGCTGGGACTTTCTCAACGCACAGTTCGCGACCGAACTCTATCTCGCCGGACGAGCCGAAATCACCGACCTGCACGGCGCCGAACACCACGTCAGCCTTCCAGACGACGCCCCCTTCCTTCTCGCAGTAGGCCTCTTCGCTCCCCACATGCCCTGGGACGCCCCTCCTGAATTCTACGATCGCTTCCCCACCCAAGAAATGACAGGCATCGACGCTTCCCTTGTCGATTGGGTCGACCAAGACATCGCCGACATTCCCGAGTCGGTCCGCAAGCTCTTCATTAACGAGGACTTCGACCTCACTTTAGCGGCGGGCGCACGCAACGGAGATTCCATCGAAGGTTGGCGTCGGGCCGTGCAAGCCTACCTCGCCGCCACCGCCTACGCCGACCACTGCCTTGGACAGCTTATCGATGCCGTCGAAACAAGTAGTCGAAAAAACAATACAGTTGTCATGCTCTTTGGCGACCACGGCTGGCAGCTCGGCGACAAGCGCCGCTACCGCAAGCACGCCCTATGGGAAGGAGCCAACCACACCACCCTCATCATGCGCGACCCACGCCGTCCCGCCTCTATCCAGGGGGCCGAATGCGACCGTATGGTCAGCCTGCAATACCTTTACCCCACTCTCGCCAGCCTCGCCGGTCTTCCCATTCCCGAACACGTGCACGGCTACGACATGACCCCGCTGCTCGAAAACCCAAACGCGGAATTCCCCGAAGACGTGCTGATGACCAACACTGAAGGTAACCTCACCCTACGCACCCAAGGCTGGCGCTACACCCGCTACCGCGACGGCTCCCAAGAACTCTACGACATGCTAGCCGACCCCTACGAATACACCAACCTCGTATCCGACCCCCAATACAAAAAGCAGCTCCAAAAGCTCGACCAACAGCTCAACCAAGTAGCCGCCCGTAACGCCAGCTACTACCGCAACGAACTCTCCCCGTAG
- a CDS encoding sulfatase family protein, whose protein sequence is MVKKSQPNILFALADDASYPFASAYGCDWMKTPAFDAVARSGLLFHKAYTPNAKCAPSRAAILTGRNSWQLEAAANHWCNFPAKFKSVTDTLSESGYHVGYTGKGWAPGEALKEDASPRDVICPAYQSKTLAPPTSCISPCDYAANFEDFLDDRDPGQPFFFWYGGNEPHRPYEYQSGSNIGNKRIEDIDTVPPFWPDDERVRHDMVDHAFALEYFDSHLAKMLAKLEQIGELENTIVVVTADNGMPFPRIKGQAYDFSNRLPLAISWPQGIANPAREVESYLSFIDFAPTFLDYAGIAPETTGMHSLTGRSLRPVFENAPSHQQRDFVLIGKERHDIGRPNDVGYPIRGIVRDDFLYVINFEPDRWPAGNPETGYPNCDTSPTKTVILEGRNTKERHRYWELSFGKRAGEELYHLPSDRNCLHNLASDSDHKSLKSQLRAKLLDTLRAEEDPRIIADGSVFDHYPYADPRYQNFYERFTAGDAKTPPWVSKSDIQKS, encoded by the coding sequence GTGGTTAAAAAATCCCAACCCAACATCCTTTTCGCTCTTGCCGACGACGCCTCCTACCCGTTCGCGTCTGCCTACGGTTGCGATTGGATGAAAACGCCTGCCTTCGACGCCGTAGCCCGCTCCGGACTCCTTTTCCACAAGGCCTACACCCCTAACGCCAAATGCGCTCCCTCGCGCGCCGCCATTCTCACCGGACGCAACTCTTGGCAACTCGAAGCGGCCGCCAACCACTGGTGCAACTTCCCAGCCAAGTTCAAATCCGTCACCGATACCCTATCTGAAAGTGGATACCACGTCGGCTACACCGGCAAAGGTTGGGCCCCCGGGGAAGCCCTCAAGGAAGACGCCTCCCCACGCGACGTCATCTGCCCCGCTTACCAAAGTAAAACCCTCGCTCCGCCCACCTCTTGCATCTCCCCCTGTGACTACGCTGCAAACTTCGAGGACTTCCTCGACGACCGCGATCCCGGGCAACCTTTCTTCTTCTGGTACGGCGGCAACGAACCACATCGCCCCTACGAATACCAATCCGGCAGCAACATCGGGAACAAGCGTATCGAAGACATCGATACCGTTCCGCCTTTCTGGCCGGACGACGAACGTGTCCGCCACGACATGGTCGACCACGCCTTCGCCCTAGAGTACTTCGATAGCCACCTCGCCAAGATGCTAGCCAAGCTCGAGCAAATCGGTGAGCTGGAGAATACCATCGTCGTCGTCACCGCCGACAACGGCATGCCCTTTCCCCGCATTAAAGGGCAAGCCTACGACTTTTCCAATCGCCTCCCGCTCGCCATCAGCTGGCCTCAAGGCATCGCCAATCCCGCTCGCGAAGTAGAAAGCTATCTCAGCTTCATCGACTTCGCTCCCACCTTCCTCGACTACGCCGGCATCGCCCCGGAAACCACTGGCATGCACAGCCTCACCGGTAGATCCCTGCGCCCCGTTTTCGAAAACGCGCCCTCTCATCAACAGCGCGACTTCGTGCTCATCGGCAAAGAGCGACACGACATCGGCCGCCCCAACGATGTCGGCTATCCCATTCGCGGCATCGTGCGCGACGACTTTCTCTACGTCATCAACTTCGAGCCTGACCGCTGGCCTGCCGGAAATCCAGAAACCGGATACCCAAACTGCGATACCAGCCCCACCAAGACTGTCATCCTAGAGGGCCGCAACACCAAGGAACGCCACCGCTACTGGGAGCTCTCTTTCGGCAAACGAGCGGGCGAGGAACTCTACCACCTTCCCAGCGACCGCAACTGTTTGCACAATCTCGCCAGCGATTCGGACCACAAATCATTGAAAAGCCAGCTGCGTGCTAAACTGTTGGATACGCTCCGTGCAGAAGAAGACCCACGTATCATCGCCGATGGAAGCGTATTCGATCACTACCCATACGCCGACCCACGCTACCAAAACTTCTACGAACGCTTTACCGCCGGCGACGCCAAAACGCCTCCCTGGGTATCCAAATCCGACATCCAAAAGAGCTAG
- a CDS encoding family 43 glycosylhydrolase, whose translation MRSPLLLVIVSLFVQLATAEALKLEDIRVRDSFIVADEDTGLYYLYAQKANRLTRKDESNQGVEAYVSKDLVNWSQPYSVLTLPDDFWGRQMIWAPEVHKYQGNYYLFVTFTSHDTLRPAEPGGPPQWKRGTQILRSENGPLGPFEPISADSQTPPEQMCLDGSLWVEDGTPYLIYCHEWAETEDGTIDYAPLTDDLSELAGEPKTLFTAKSVPWAKSMKELGHKYHGYVTDGNFIYRTKAGELIMIWSTFGPEGYALIQARSDTGKLAGPWTQIEKPLFAKDGGHGMIFKTFEGQLVIALHQPNGGQQERARLFKLDDQGDRLALAGSFKPSVTAGDIPDGWYVAIGDQGRVEQQEIFSHQDGVIHVYPTQAHNSEQPYAGLVTENEYSRYRLSLEYKWGEKKFIPRHDFVRDAGICFHLHGEVKMWPDSVECQIQEGDTGDLWVIGSQATSTVQNVIRNYSPKGTEVTRGGLKPRFARFHRSYCWEVHGWNEVVLEVNGDHAKFFVNGSLVNEAKDMKRFDETKQEWVPLTSGPILLQAEGAELYYRNITIEELN comes from the coding sequence ATGAGATCCCCCCTACTACTCGTAATCGTTTCGCTTTTCGTTCAATTAGCCACTGCCGAGGCCTTGAAGCTGGAAGACATTCGCGTGCGCGACTCTTTCATCGTAGCCGACGAGGACACTGGCCTTTACTACCTCTACGCTCAAAAAGCGAACCGCCTCACCCGAAAGGACGAGAGCAACCAAGGCGTGGAAGCCTACGTCAGCAAGGACCTCGTCAACTGGTCCCAACCATACAGCGTGCTGACGCTTCCCGACGATTTTTGGGGGCGCCAAATGATCTGGGCCCCCGAGGTTCACAAGTATCAAGGAAACTACTACTTGTTCGTTACCTTCACCAGTCACGACACGCTGCGTCCCGCCGAGCCAGGCGGTCCTCCCCAGTGGAAACGCGGCACTCAAATTCTCCGCTCGGAAAACGGACCGCTTGGCCCCTTCGAACCCATTTCCGCGGACTCCCAAACGCCCCCCGAGCAAATGTGCCTCGACGGTTCCCTTTGGGTCGAAGACGGCACGCCCTACTTAATCTATTGCCACGAATGGGCCGAAACCGAAGACGGCACCATCGACTACGCGCCTCTGACCGATGACCTGAGCGAACTCGCCGGCGAGCCAAAGACCCTTTTCACAGCCAAGTCCGTGCCTTGGGCAAAAAGCATGAAAGAGCTCGGCCACAAGTACCACGGCTACGTCACCGACGGAAACTTCATCTACCGCACCAAGGCTGGCGAACTCATCATGATTTGGTCCACCTTTGGTCCGGAAGGCTACGCTCTCATCCAAGCCCGCTCCGACACCGGCAAGCTTGCTGGCCCCTGGACCCAAATCGAGAAACCGCTATTCGCTAAAGACGGCGGCCACGGCATGATTTTCAAAACCTTCGAAGGCCAATTGGTCATCGCCCTTCACCAACCAAACGGAGGTCAACAAGAGCGAGCCCGCCTCTTCAAGCTCGATGACCAAGGCGATCGCCTCGCCCTCGCCGGCAGCTTCAAACCAAGCGTCACCGCAGGCGATATTCCCGACGGATGGTACGTCGCCATCGGCGACCAAGGACGCGTCGAACAGCAAGAAATCTTCTCCCACCAAGACGGCGTCATCCACGTCTACCCCACCCAAGCTCACAATTCCGAACAACCCTACGCCGGTCTTGTCACGGAAAACGAATACAGCCGCTACCGGCTATCTCTCGAGTACAAGTGGGGAGAAAAGAAATTCATCCCCCGCCACGACTTCGTACGCGACGCTGGCATCTGCTTCCACCTCCACGGCGAGGTCAAAATGTGGCCCGACTCCGTCGAATGCCAGATCCAAGAAGGCGACACCGGCGATCTCTGGGTCATTGGGTCCCAAGCCACCTCCACCGTGCAAAACGTCATTCGCAACTATTCTCCCAAAGGCACCGAGGTCACCCGAGGCGGCCTCAAGCCCCGCTTCGCTCGCTTTCACCGCAGCTACTGCTGGGAAGTTCACGGCTGGAACGAAGTGGTCCTCGAAGTCAACGGCGACCACGCCAAATTCTTCGTCAACGGATCCCTCGTCAACGAAGCCAAGGATATGAAGCGCTTCGACGAAACGAAGCAAGAATGGGTTCCCCTCACCAGCGGCCCCATCCTCCTGCAAGCCGAGGGAGCAGAACTCTACTACCGCAACATCACCATCGAGGAGCTCAACTAA
- a CDS encoding alpha-glucosidase/alpha-galactosidase, with protein MSFKVVFIGAGSIGFTRKLVQDLLGVPEFRDIEIAFTDINPENLDMVTQLCQRDIDHNGLDIKIQSTLDRREALKNARYVLTVVRVGGLDAFQHDVDIPMKYGVDQCVGDTLCAGGLLYAQRGIPVMLDICQDLLEVGEPGAMIFNYANPMAMMTWAANTYGGVQTIGLCHGVQNGHKLMAEALALPQEEIDIICAGINHQTWYLEIKHKGQDIRGELLSALEKHPTISQEEKVRIDVLKRFGYFSTESNGHLSEYLPWYRKRADQLNDWISLDKWIHGESGGYLRVCTEGRSWFQTDFPHWMSEPPANYGPERRGIEHGSYIIEGLETGRVYRGHFNVPNNGVISNLADDAIIEAPGYVDRNGISMPTVGDLPLGCAAICEQSVNVQRLGVLAAVNGDYDLLRQAMLLDPLVGAVCTPPEAWQMTDEMIVALEQWLPQYRSAIAGAKERLSRTDTLIPTKEGYKGAARLKTRSVEELAEDKDSIRALASKHDKG; from the coding sequence ATGTCATTCAAGGTAGTATTCATTGGAGCCGGCAGCATCGGTTTCACTCGCAAGCTAGTGCAGGACCTCTTGGGCGTGCCCGAGTTTCGCGACATCGAGATCGCGTTTACGGACATCAACCCGGAGAATTTGGACATGGTCACGCAGCTGTGTCAGCGGGACATCGACCACAACGGGCTGGACATCAAAATCCAAAGCACGCTGGATCGCCGCGAGGCTCTCAAAAATGCCCGCTACGTGTTGACGGTCGTCCGGGTGGGCGGCTTGGACGCCTTCCAGCACGACGTCGACATACCGATGAAGTACGGCGTCGACCAATGCGTGGGCGATACGCTCTGCGCCGGCGGCTTGCTTTACGCGCAACGCGGCATCCCGGTGATGCTCGATATTTGCCAGGACTTGCTGGAGGTAGGGGAGCCGGGCGCGATGATCTTCAATTACGCCAACCCGATGGCCATGATGACCTGGGCGGCCAACACCTATGGTGGCGTGCAGACGATAGGCCTTTGCCACGGCGTGCAGAACGGTCACAAGCTGATGGCAGAAGCTCTCGCCCTGCCGCAGGAGGAAATTGATATCATTTGCGCGGGCATCAACCACCAGACTTGGTATTTGGAAATCAAGCACAAGGGGCAGGACATCCGTGGCGAGCTTTTGTCGGCCCTGGAAAAGCATCCCACGATTTCTCAAGAGGAAAAAGTGCGTATTGATGTGCTGAAGCGCTTTGGCTATTTCTCTACCGAGTCGAACGGACACCTTAGCGAGTACCTTCCCTGGTACCGCAAGCGGGCGGACCAGCTGAACGACTGGATCTCTCTCGATAAGTGGATACACGGCGAATCGGGTGGTTACCTGCGCGTTTGCACGGAAGGCCGTAGCTGGTTCCAGACGGATTTCCCGCATTGGATGTCAGAGCCGCCAGCTAACTACGGTCCAGAGCGTCGCGGCATTGAGCACGGTTCTTACATTATCGAAGGCCTCGAGACGGGGCGGGTCTACCGCGGTCACTTCAACGTGCCGAACAACGGCGTCATTTCCAATCTCGCCGACGATGCGATCATCGAGGCTCCGGGATACGTGGACCGAAACGGTATCTCCATGCCGACGGTGGGGGACTTGCCGCTCGGTTGCGCAGCGATTTGCGAGCAAAGCGTAAACGTGCAGCGTCTCGGAGTTTTGGCTGCGGTGAATGGTGACTACGACTTGCTGCGCCAAGCGATGCTACTCGACCCCTTGGTGGGCGCGGTTTGCACTCCACCGGAAGCGTGGCAGATGACGGACGAGATGATCGTAGCCCTCGAACAATGGCTGCCGCAGTACAGGAGCGCGATTGCGGGCGCCAAGGAGCGTCTCAGCAGAACGGATACGCTCATTCCGACCAAGGAAGGGTACAAGGGGGCGGCTCGTTTGAAGACGCGCTCGGTAGAGGAGCTTGCGGAGGATAAGGACTCCATCCGCGCCCTCGCGTCCAAGCACGACAAGGGTTGA
- a CDS encoding sulfatase, with amino-acid sequence MPHRSALLAASRRSLLTFIFLSCWAVIAIAAENRPNVLLILVDDLKPAIGAYSDPVAVTPNLDRLAARGISFDLAYCNQAVCAPSRNNLMLGARSSSTGLYTLGLNFRQAYPDALTLPQYFGQHGYRTAAVGKVYHVGHGNTDDAASWTEPYHFEPVVDYVLEESTGGQLTREEAYFTNAKTGAPNRELPRGAAWEKADVDDSAYSDGRIADIGIERLNAYSQGDQPFFLALGFTKPHMPFNAPSKYWDLYDREKIPLAAYRERPVGAPSYAHKRYGELAQYTPVPENDPSPLDEELQRSLIHGYYAATSYMDAQVGRVIDELDRLGLSENTIVALWSDHGFHLGDHGSWTKHSNYEQANRIPLYFIAPGVTTPGTRTKALAETVDVFPTLAELANLPPPAAVVPQPFDGHSLVPTLRDPSQPSKPYAYHSYPRGPKDKPLIGRALRTARYRIVEWKEPGAPSDTAEYELYDYELDPLETKNIANQRPELMTELKAYLAALPEAKAQRPKK; translated from the coding sequence ATGCCGCACCGTAGTGCTCTCCTAGCTGCAAGCAGACGCAGCCTACTTACTTTCATTTTCTTAAGCTGCTGGGCAGTCATCGCAATTGCTGCGGAAAACCGCCCCAATGTCCTCCTCATTCTCGTGGACGACCTCAAGCCCGCGATCGGAGCCTACTCCGACCCCGTCGCGGTAACTCCCAACCTCGACCGCCTCGCCGCGCGCGGAATCAGCTTTGACCTCGCCTACTGCAACCAGGCCGTCTGCGCTCCTTCCCGCAACAACCTCATGCTCGGAGCTCGTTCCAGCTCTACCGGCCTCTACACCCTTGGCCTGAATTTCCGCCAAGCCTACCCTGACGCCCTCACCCTGCCGCAGTATTTCGGCCAACACGGCTATCGCACCGCCGCAGTCGGCAAAGTCTACCACGTAGGCCACGGCAACACCGACGACGCTGCTTCCTGGACAGAGCCCTACCACTTCGAACCCGTCGTCGACTACGTGCTCGAGGAGAGCACCGGAGGGCAGCTCACGCGCGAGGAGGCCTACTTCACCAACGCCAAAACCGGAGCGCCCAACCGCGAACTCCCTCGCGGAGCCGCTTGGGAAAAGGCCGACGTCGATGACAGCGCCTATTCCGACGGACGCATCGCCGACATCGGCATCGAACGATTGAACGCCTATTCCCAAGGCGACCAGCCCTTCTTTCTCGCCCTCGGCTTCACCAAGCCGCACATGCCCTTCAACGCGCCTTCAAAATATTGGGATCTCTACGATCGGGAGAAGATTCCGCTCGCCGCATACCGAGAACGCCCGGTGGGCGCTCCCAGCTACGCTCACAAGCGCTACGGCGAACTCGCCCAATATACCCCTGTCCCGGAAAACGATCCCTCCCCGCTGGATGAAGAGCTTCAACGGTCCTTGATTCATGGATACTACGCCGCGACGAGCTACATGGACGCCCAAGTCGGTCGCGTCATCGACGAGCTAGATCGGCTTGGCCTCTCAGAAAACACTATCGTCGCGCTTTGGTCAGACCACGGATTTCACTTAGGCGACCATGGCTCATGGACCAAGCACTCCAACTACGAGCAAGCGAACCGCATCCCCCTCTACTTCATTGCTCCCGGCGTCACCACCCCCGGAACGCGCACCAAGGCGCTGGCCGAGACCGTCGACGTTTTCCCTACCCTCGCCGAGCTGGCGAACCTTCCGCCGCCCGCCGCCGTCGTTCCCCAACCCTTCGACGGCCACAGCCTCGTCCCCACGCTGCGCGACCCTTCCCAGCCAAGCAAACCCTACGCCTACCACTCCTACCCCCGTGGCCCCAAAGACAAGCCCTTAATCGGCCGCGCCCTGCGTACCGCACGCTACCGCATCGTCGAATGGAAGGAGCCCGGAGCTCCCAGCGACACCGCTGAGTATGAACTTTACGACTACGAACTCGATCCCCTCGAAACCAAGAACATCGCCAACCAACGCCCCGAGCTCATGACCGAACTAAAGGCCTACCTCGCCGCTCTTCCCGAAGCCAAAGCCCAACGCCCCAAAAAGTAG
- a CDS encoding sulfatase family protein: MKHLFLTLALFTALSASSATPPSIVIIFVDDMGYGDFASNGAPNIRTPNLDRMAAEGLRATNFYVASSVCSASRAALLTGQYPDRNGVGGVYFPDSPGMPKTAKTMAHYLKEAGYTTAAFGKWHLGDHPESLPTSRGFDTYWGIPYSNDMWIDPKHEIAEDATFTLGFDRQKTLATQQFIRGINADRQKLRQSEVKEYPPIMSGTKVVEYPADQATTTRRYFEKAIDFIDQAGEQPSFVLITPSMPHVPLFASERFAGQSKGGLFGDTIEEIDHYVGQLLDYLDRSGRTEKTLVVFTSDNGPWLGKGDQAGSAGPFRDGKFTAYEGGVRVPAIFRQTGKIPAGSDSLDTLVTIDLLPSIAKLAGMEIPPEQFDGIDITSELYHPETPLNRPPHFYNQRGKVVGVRVGDWKYLPQGGANHKKDDATPELYQLSTDISEQRNLADSYPEKVAELQALIDARQQQFQH; the protein is encoded by the coding sequence ATGAAACACCTTTTCCTAACCCTCGCCCTTTTCACCGCCCTTTCAGCTTCGAGCGCGACGCCACCGAGCATCGTCATCATCTTCGTGGACGACATGGGCTACGGCGACTTCGCTTCCAACGGGGCGCCCAACATACGCACGCCCAATCTCGATCGCATGGCCGCCGAAGGATTGCGAGCCACCAACTTCTACGTTGCCTCCTCGGTCTGCAGCGCTTCCCGAGCGGCATTGCTTACCGGACAGTATCCCGATCGCAATGGCGTCGGCGGCGTCTACTTCCCCGACTCCCCCGGCATGCCGAAAACAGCCAAAACCATGGCTCACTACCTTAAGGAAGCTGGTTACACCACCGCTGCATTCGGCAAGTGGCACTTGGGCGACCATCCGGAATCCCTACCGACCTCCCGCGGATTCGACACGTATTGGGGAATCCCATACAGCAACGACATGTGGATAGACCCAAAGCACGAGATCGCCGAGGACGCGACATTCACCCTTGGCTTTGACCGCCAAAAGACCCTCGCCACCCAACAGTTCATTCGAGGAATCAATGCCGACCGCCAAAAGCTTCGCCAAAGCGAAGTCAAGGAGTACCCGCCCATCATGAGTGGCACAAAGGTCGTCGAGTACCCTGCCGATCAAGCCACCACCACCCGACGCTACTTCGAGAAGGCCATCGACTTCATCGATCAAGCCGGCGAACAACCGAGCTTCGTACTCATCACGCCCTCCATGCCCCATGTGCCCTTGTTCGCGAGCGAGCGATTCGCTGGACAAAGCAAGGGAGGACTTTTCGGCGACACCATCGAGGAGATCGATCACTACGTGGGGCAGCTCCTCGACTACCTCGATCGCTCAGGCCGCACCGAGAAGACACTTGTCGTATTCACTTCCGACAATGGCCCCTGGTTAGGAAAAGGCGATCAGGCAGGCAGCGCCGGGCCGTTTCGAGACGGTAAATTCACGGCCTACGAAGGCGGCGTTCGCGTTCCCGCAATTTTCCGCCAAACCGGAAAGATACCAGCCGGTAGCGATTCCTTGGATACCTTGGTCACCATCGACCTTCTTCCAAGCATCGCAAAGCTCGCCGGCATGGAGATCCCACCAGAACAATTCGACGGTATCGACATCACCTCCGAACTCTACCACCCCGAGACGCCACTCAACCGCCCCCCACACTTCTACAACCAAAGGGGAAAAGTCGTAGGGGTACGCGTCGGCGACTGGAAATACCTGCCCCAAGGAGGCGCTAACCACAAGAAGGACGATGCGACTCCCGAGCTGTATCAGCTTTCCACTGACATCTCGGAACAACGCAACCTCGCTGACAGCTACCCAGAAAAAGTAGCGGAGCTGCAAGCCCTCATCGACGCCCGCCAACAGCAATTTCAACACTAG
- the tsf gene encoding translation elongation factor Ts: MSVQISAKQVGELRAQTGAGLMDCKKALTEANGDLEAAATILRKKGIASADKKAGRATSEGLIDSYIHLGGKVGVLIEVNCETDFVAKNDDFKAFVKDVSLHIAALNPVCVSREEVPADLVEKEREVAASQAEGKPAAAVQKIIEGKLNKYYSTVCLLDQPFVKDDSKSVQDVLTEQISKLGENMKIRRFVRFQIGEE; encoded by the coding sequence ATGAGCGTACAAATATCCGCGAAACAAGTAGGCGAACTCCGTGCCCAGACCGGCGCCGGTCTGATGGACTGCAAGAAGGCTTTGACTGAAGCCAATGGCGACCTCGAAGCAGCAGCGACTATCCTTCGCAAGAAGGGCATCGCTTCCGCTGACAAGAAGGCAGGCCGCGCGACTTCAGAGGGTCTCATCGATTCCTACATCCACCTCGGTGGCAAGGTCGGTGTCCTCATCGAAGTGAACTGCGAAACGGACTTCGTTGCCAAGAACGACGACTTCAAGGCTTTCGTTAAGGACGTTTCCTTGCACATCGCCGCTCTCAACCCTGTTTGCGTCAGCCGCGAAGAAGTTCCTGCTGACCTGGTAGAGAAGGAGCGCGAAGTCGCTGCTTCCCAAGCGGAAGGCAAGCCAGCTGCAGCGGTTCAGAAGATCATCGAAGGCAAGCTCAACAAGTACTACTCCACTGTGTGCTTGCTCGACCAGCCTTTCGTGAAGGACGACAGCAAGTCGGTTCAGGACGTTCTCACCGAGCAGATCTCCAAGCTCGGCGAAAACATGAAGATCCGTCGCTTCGTTCGCTTCCAGATCGGCGAAGAGTAA
- the rpsB gene encoding 30S ribosomal protein S2, which yields MNIELTDLLDAGVHFGHQVKRWNPKSKGFVFDHRQGISVIDLAKTYEGLKKAYDFIEDVVAKGGEVLLVGTKRQAQEIIREAAANTGMPFCVNRWMGGTLTNWKTITSSIAKYKKYMAMEADGSLAKLPKKEGSAIRREMARMHRNFEGIVKMEKLPAAMFVVDVNYEDIAVAEARRVKVPVAAIVDTNSDPSSVDYAIPGNDDAVKSIRIILETIAEAVEAGRAKRASRMNQGKGGDANAAAAESVAAAEEPVAAPVQATEEPVAAPKAEEPVAAPVKAEAPVAAPKAEEAPKAEEDEKKSEG from the coding sequence ATGAATATTGAACTAACTGATCTTCTCGACGCTGGAGTACACTTCGGCCACCAAGTTAAGCGTTGGAACCCGAAGTCCAAGGGCTTCGTTTTCGACCACCGCCAAGGTATCTCCGTTATCGACCTCGCCAAGACCTACGAAGGTCTCAAGAAGGCTTACGACTTCATCGAAGACGTAGTGGCGAAGGGCGGCGAAGTCCTCCTCGTGGGCACCAAGCGTCAGGCTCAGGAAATCATCCGCGAAGCTGCTGCCAACACTGGCATGCCTTTCTGCGTGAACCGTTGGATGGGTGGCACCTTGACTAACTGGAAGACCATCACTTCCTCCATCGCCAAGTACAAGAAGTACATGGCTATGGAAGCGGACGGCTCTCTCGCTAAGCTTCCCAAGAAGGAAGGTTCCGCAATCCGTCGCGAGATGGCTCGTATGCACCGCAACTTCGAAGGCATCGTGAAGATGGAGAAGCTGCCGGCTGCTATGTTCGTAGTAGACGTAAACTACGAAGACATCGCGGTTGCCGAAGCGCGTCGCGTCAAGGTACCGGTTGCGGCGATCGTGGACACCAATTCCGATCCTTCTTCCGTCGACTACGCGATCCCAGGCAACGACGACGCTGTTAAGTCGATCCGCATCATCCTCGAGACGATTGCTGAAGCGGTCGAAGCAGGTCGCGCCAAGCGCGCCAGCCGCATGAACCAAGGCAAGGGGGGCGACGCGAACGCTGCTGCTGCCGAGTCCGTGGCTGCTGCTGAAGAGCCGGTAGCCGCTCCTGTCCAAGCGACCGAGGAGCCGGTTGCTGCACCCAAGGCTGAAGAGCCCGTTGCGGCGCCTGTGAAGGCTGAAGCTCCAGTTGCGGCCCCAAAGGCTGAGGAAGCTCCGAAGGCTGAAGAGGACGAAAAGAAGTCCGAAGGCTAA